The proteins below come from a single Peromyscus leucopus breed LL Stock chromosome 13, UCI_PerLeu_2.1, whole genome shotgun sequence genomic window:
- the Tmem169 gene encoding transmembrane protein 169, whose amino-acid sequence MEESVPAESQGQLPSPHHGSLRRAVAAALALDGESTLGRRKKKRKESRPESIIIYRSDNEKMDEEPEESEGGDRPKEEEGEDFLDYPVDDGVWNMPLDSRYVTLTGTITRGKKKGQMVDIHVTLTEKELQELTKPKELSREAAPEGRRACEVGADQGPHVVLWTLVCLPVVFVLSFVVSFYYGTITWYNIFLVYNEERTFWHKISYCPCLILLYPVLIMAMASSLGLYAAVVQLSWSWGAWWRAACDMEKGFCGWLCSKLGLEDCSPYSIVELLESDNMSGTLSNKDPIQEVETSTV is encoded by the exons ATGGAAGAGTCAGTACCGGCGGAAAGCCAGGGCCAGCTCCCAAGCCCCCACCATGGCTCACTGAGGAGGGCAGTGGCTGCTGCCCTGGCCCTGGATGGGGAGTCCACACTGGGCcgcaggaagaagaagaggaaagagtctCGCCCAGAATCCATCATCATCTACCGGTCAGATAATGAGAAGATGGATGAGGAGCCTGAAGAATCAGAAGGTGGAGATCGGcccaaagaggaggagggggaggatttCCTGGACTACCCTGTAGATGATG GGGTGTGGAACATGCCTTTGGACAGCCGCTACGTCACGCTCACCGGGACCATCACCCGAGGGAAGAAAAAGGGCCAGATGGTGGATATCCATGTCACTTTGACGGAGAAGGAGCTGCAGGAACTGACCAAACCCAAGGAGCTGTCCAGGGAAGCCGCCCCTGAGGGAAGAAGGGCCTGTGAGGTGGGAGCAGACCAGGGCCCACACGTGGTCCTCTGGACACTGGTCTGCCTCCCTGTGGTCTTCGTCCTGTCTTTTGTGGTGTCCTTCTACTATGGCACTATCACCTGGTACAACATCTTCCTCGTGTACAATGAGGAGAGGACCTTCTGGCATAAGATTTCCTACTGCCCCTGCCTCATTCTCCTCTACCCAGTGCTCATCATGGCCATGGCCTCCTCCCTGGGGCTCTACGCCGCTGTGGTCCAGCTCTCGTGGTCTTGGGGAGCGTGGTGGCGAGCTGCCTGTGACATGGAGAAAGGcttctgtggctggctctgcagCAAGCTGGGGCTGGAAGACTGTTCTCCCTACAGCATCGTGGAGCTGCTGGAGTCCGACAACATGTCGGGCACACTCTCCAACAAGGACCCCATCCAGGAAGTAGAAACCTCCACTGTCTAA